A single Chloroflexota bacterium DNA region contains:
- the cobT gene encoding nicotinate-nucleotide--dimethylbenzimidazole phosphoribosyltransferase: protein MALAQGRQGQLTKPRGSLGRLEELSIKLAGIVGQERPRLSHKAVITMAGDHGVVVEGVSAYPQEVTPQMVYNFLRGGAGVNVLARHIGARVVVVDMGVAAPLESHPQLVLKKVAPGTRDMSKGPAMSRKQALQAVESGLEVLEEEMRKGLDIVGTGDMGIGNTTASSAIAAVFTGEPVERLTGRGTGLDEAGLARKVAVINRALSVNQPVPGDPLDVLSKVGGFELGGLAGVMLGAAAHRIPVVIDGFISGAAALIACGLCPGLKDSLIASHVSAEPGHRVILRHLGLRPLLDLGMRLGEGTGACLGIFLCEAACRLLDEMATFGEAGVSGKLD, encoded by the coding sequence ATGGCCCTGGCCCAAGGGCGTCAGGGCCAGCTCACCAAGCCCCGGGGAAGCTTGGGCCGGCTGGAGGAGCTTTCCATAAAGCTGGCGGGCATCGTGGGCCAGGAGCGCCCCCGCCTTTCCCACAAGGCCGTCATCACCATGGCTGGGGACCACGGGGTGGTGGTGGAAGGCGTGAGCGCCTATCCCCAGGAGGTTACCCCCCAGATGGTCTATAACTTTCTCCGTGGAGGGGCGGGGGTAAATGTCCTGGCCCGGCACATTGGCGCCAGGGTCGTCGTGGTGGACATGGGGGTGGCCGCGCCACTGGAGTCTCATCCTCAGCTTGTCCTCAAGAAGGTGGCCCCAGGCACCAGGGACATGAGCAAAGGCCCCGCCATGAGCCGGAAGCAGGCCCTCCAGGCGGTGGAGTCGGGCCTTGAGGTTCTTGAAGAGGAGATGAGGAAAGGCCTGGACATCGTGGGCACGGGGGACATGGGCATCGGCAATACTACTGCCTCCAGTGCCATCGCTGCCGTTTTTACCGGGGAGCCGGTGGAGAGGCTCACGGGGCGGGGCACCGGCCTGGATGAAGCAGGTCTGGCCCGTAAGGTGGCTGTAATAAACAGGGCCCTCTCCGTAAATCAGCCTGTCCCCGGAGACCCGCTGGATGTGCTGAGCAAGGTGGGCGGTTTTGAGCTCGGGGGACTGGCCGGGGTGATGCTGGGGGCGGCTGCCCACCGCATCCCGGTGGTCATCGACGGCTTCATCTCCGGCGCTGCCGCCCTGATTGCCTGCGGGCTTTGCCCGGGCCTGAAGGATTCCCTCATCGCCTCTCATGTTTCGGCGGAACCCGGGCACCGGGTCATCCTCCGCCACCTGGGCCTCCGGCCTCTTCTGGACCTGGGGATGAGGCTGGGGGAGGGAACGGGGGCCTGCCTGGGCATCTTCCTCTGCGAGGCCGCCTGCCGGCTCCTGGACGAGATGGCTACCTTCGGTGAGGCCGGGGTCTCGGGGAAGCTGGATTGA
- a CDS encoding 50S ribosomal protein L25 — translation MAEKAEEKKERAELKVSKREVLGKQVKKLREQGIIPANLYGHGKPSQALQVEAKELLRAITQTGGGGLVFIKIGSRGRAQPAITREVQRHPRTSRLLHVDFQAVLLTEKVRTEVPLHFEGVAPGAREGVLIHGLSSLPVEGLPEALPHAIVVDVSSLAAVGQVIKIVDLSLPKGVASLLDPETVVAKIEAPARVEEVAPAAPVGVAGEEGEKPAAEEEEGETEEE, via the coding sequence ATGGCTGAGAAGGCTGAAGAAAAGAAAGAGCGCGCTGAGCTGAAGGTCAGCAAGCGGGAGGTCCTGGGCAAGCAGGTGAAGAAGCTCAGGGAGCAGGGCATAATCCCTGCCAATCTCTACGGCCACGGGAAGCCCTCCCAGGCCCTCCAGGTGGAGGCTAAGGAGCTCCTCCGGGCCATCACCCAGACGGGGGGGGGTGGCCTGGTCTTCATAAAGATAGGGTCCCGGGGCCGGGCCCAGCCGGCTATTACCCGGGAGGTCCAGAGGCACCCCAGGACCAGCCGGCTCCTCCATGTGGACTTCCAGGCGGTCCTCCTTACCGAGAAGGTGCGGACCGAGGTCCCCCTCCACTTTGAGGGGGTGGCCCCCGGGGCCAGGGAGGGAGTCCTTATCCATGGGCTTTCGTCCCTCCCGGTGGAGGGCCTGCCTGAGGCCCTGCCCCATGCTATCGTTGTGGACGTCTCCAGCCTGGCCGCGGTGGGCCAGGTCATAAAGATAGTGGACCTCTCCCTGCCCAAGGGGGTTGCCTCCCTGCTGGACCCCGAGACGGTGGTGGCGAAGATAGAAGCCCCGGCCCGGGTGGAGGAGGTGGCCCCAGCCGCGCCGGTGGGGGTTGCCGGGGAGGAAGGGGAGAAGCCCGCCGCCGAGGAAGAAGAAGGGGAGACGGAGGAGGAGTAG
- a CDS encoding VOC family protein, giving the protein MSKVVHFEIHADDPERAVKFYTQAFGWKVEELTGPMEYWLVDTGPKSQPGINGAIMRRQDKLATVNTIGVPSMGEAMKAVKAAGGKVLTPKMPILGIGWNAYCLDTEGNTFGIYQEDPSAK; this is encoded by the coding sequence ATGTCAAAAGTAGTGCATTTTGAGATTCATGCGGATGACCCGGAACGGGCGGTGAAGTTCTATACCCAGGCTTTCGGCTGGAAGGTGGAGGAATTGACGGGCCCGATGGAGTACTGGCTGGTTGACACCGGCCCGAAGAGCCAGCCGGGCATTAACGGCGCCATCATGCGCCGCCAGGATAAACTGGCTACGGTGAACACCATCGGCGTCCCTTCAATGGGGGAAGCCATGAAGGCAGTCAAGGCGGCCGGAGGTAAAGTGCTGACTCCGAAGATGCCCATCCTGGGTATCGGCTGGAATGCCTATTGCCTGGATACCGAGGGCAATACCTTCGGCATCTACCAGGAGGACCCTTCGGCCAAGTAG